Sequence from the Bacteroidota bacterium genome:
GGCTGGTGCTCAATGCACATCTTTCAAAAATTATAAATCTAATCGTCATTGTGGGAGGTGTGTTGTTGACATATCCTCATGTTTGGATCGGCCGGAAAATCCTGGACCGGCATCAAACAATAAGCCATGCCGTCTGGACAACAACGTTTGTCCATTTTGGCTTGGGTTTCACATTTGGCATTCCTGTCGTCCGGGCACTTACCACGTACCGGGATTGGCCCGGATGGGTGCTTCCAATTCCATCCGCAATCGGTTTGATCCTGGTCATCATCACCGGGGCAGCTGCATTTCTGACAGTAGCGAACCTGGCATTGAAAGGATTCGGGGCACCCTTTTTCATTTCGCTCAGTAAAAAACTGGCAGTAGATTGGATGTATGCCTGGACCCGCAATCCCATGGTACTGGCAGCCCTTTCGTTCCTTCTGTCATTGGGAATCTGGTTTCAGTCACTGTTGTTTGTGCTATGGGCACTCATCGTTTTTGCACCGGCATTGTTATTTTTTATAAAGATGTATGAAGAACGTGAACTTGAGTTCCGTTTTGGGGCATCC
This genomic interval carries:
- a CDS encoding methyltransferase codes for the protein LVLNAHLSKIINLIVIVGGVLLTYPHVWIGRKILDRHQTISHAVWTTTFVHFGLGFTFGIPVVRALTTYRDWPGWVLPIPSAIGLILVIITGAAAFLTVANLALKGFGAPFFISLSKKLAVDWMYAWTRNPMVLAALSFLLSLGIWFQSLLFVLWALIVFAPALLFFIKMYEERELEFRFGASYLEYKSKTPMLFPQKPGKTKNASGTGR